From the genome of Pelagicoccus sp. SDUM812003, one region includes:
- a CDS encoding VCBS repeat-containing protein, with amino-acid sequence MVPLLHLPPVRPLATVIPCLLILLQGCSPPSENEPLALPPVAAHAKAVDDLDLLSQQRIGAPIKGRPWIAHVTPVDLDQDDRMDAVFCEAQENRIYWLRQVSDGTFQELVLAEKMQAPVHVEAVDIDGDDDLDLLVSNMGQVFPNNDRIGSIVILENDGKQSFTPHWVLRNVARVNDVRAADLNRDGELDLAVGQFGYDQGEIRWMERTGPWEFKSHNLLDLSGTINVSVADFNGDSFPDIVALVSQEWEQVWYFENDGMGNFSKKAIWSSTNEDFSSSGMTVGDLNRDGLPDVLFSNGDGFGPVGIPGPRPWHGVQWLENKGNGYFRFHRIGDLGGAYSPIEADLDGDGNMDVVAVAAFNDWSKSDSQSLVWFRNDGRLNFTPHVLAYSPIQLLTIAAGDFDGTGRTSLITGGFHAYPPFNDRMSRILLWKQEEQQR; translated from the coding sequence ATGGTCCCCCTCCTCCACCTCCCGCCCGTCCGGCCCCTCGCGACGGTTATCCCCTGTCTTCTTATCCTGCTGCAAGGGTGCTCTCCCCCTTCGGAAAACGAACCCCTCGCCCTGCCCCCGGTAGCGGCCCACGCCAAGGCGGTGGACGATCTGGACCTCCTTTCCCAACAACGGATCGGAGCCCCAATCAAAGGACGTCCGTGGATCGCCCACGTCACCCCGGTGGACCTCGACCAGGATGATCGCATGGACGCCGTCTTCTGCGAAGCCCAGGAGAACCGGATCTATTGGCTTCGACAAGTTTCCGACGGGACGTTCCAGGAACTCGTCTTGGCCGAGAAAATGCAAGCGCCCGTGCACGTGGAGGCGGTCGATATCGATGGCGACGACGACCTCGATCTGCTCGTATCAAACATGGGCCAGGTCTTCCCAAACAACGACCGGATCGGGTCGATCGTTATCCTGGAAAACGACGGGAAACAATCCTTCACGCCGCACTGGGTTCTGCGAAACGTCGCTCGCGTCAACGATGTTAGAGCAGCCGACCTCAATCGGGATGGCGAACTCGACCTAGCTGTAGGACAATTTGGATACGACCAAGGAGAAATCCGTTGGATGGAGCGAACCGGGCCCTGGGAATTCAAGAGCCACAATCTCCTGGACCTATCGGGCACCATAAACGTGTCTGTAGCAGACTTCAATGGTGACAGTTTTCCCGACATCGTAGCGCTGGTTTCCCAGGAATGGGAACAGGTTTGGTACTTTGAAAACGATGGTATGGGGAACTTTTCCAAGAAAGCGATCTGGAGCTCCACCAACGAGGACTTCTCCTCCAGCGGAATGACGGTCGGGGATCTCAACCGTGACGGACTGCCGGACGTTCTGTTTTCCAACGGAGACGGATTCGGCCCAGTCGGCATCCCTGGCCCCCGCCCCTGGCACGGCGTGCAGTGGCTGGAAAACAAGGGAAACGGATACTTTCGCTTTCATCGCATCGGGGACCTTGGCGGCGCTTACTCACCCATCGAAGCCGATCTGGATGGAGACGGCAATATGGACGTCGTCGCCGTGGCGGCGTTCAACGACTGGTCGAAGTCGGACTCCCAGTCGTTGGTTTGGTTTCGCAACGATGGCCGCTTGAACTTCACTCCCCACGTGCTTGCCTACTCGCCCATCCAGCTGTTAACCATCGCTGCCGGAGATTTCGACGGCACGGGTCGCACTTCCCTAATCACCGGAGGCTTTCACGCGTATCCACCTTTCAACGACCGAATGAGCAGAATTCTGCTCTGGAAGCAGGAGGAGCAGCAGCGATGA
- a CDS encoding tetratricopeptide repeat protein, whose product MNRATKWIIASAILAALAIGGIIAYLPHAREARLHEEAIAALPTRPTDIVYPEFIERIETAENQVRSGKNWREGLGALAAMYHANGYTQEAATLYGALVDSDPQNGRWTNRLASIYALYGQLDQAMLLWQRTARIAPDYLPAQLNLADAMIKTNRAAEAVPLYEAALKSDPQNPYAIAGLAQADIAAGNWEQAKTRLEDAGLASDVGIGENILVSVYERLGETENARAIRSRAKSTDSYIEIPDPWLDEVSEDCYDPFRLTLDAGAARRKGEQQRALRLLEKAIQVDSAYAHAHFQLGLLRIELRDLPAAKESLRRSVELDPRYGDGWATLIELSQSQREAERLLEEGLRKCPDSPTLHSLNGKRLKAMGRLDEALEAFKTVAALRPAEILGLIECSLIYFQQGKNELAVQTLQEALEIVPEDPMVLSTLAIHWINAGDESKAHDFALRCRDQPRLPKPHLMQVKRSYQDAFGQSPW is encoded by the coding sequence ATGAACAGAGCAACGAAGTGGATCATCGCCAGCGCTATCCTAGCCGCCTTGGCGATCGGCGGCATCATCGCCTACCTGCCCCACGCCCGTGAAGCTCGACTTCACGAAGAAGCCATAGCAGCCCTGCCGACACGACCAACCGATATCGTTTATCCAGAATTTATCGAGCGCATCGAAACAGCGGAAAATCAGGTCCGGTCTGGCAAAAACTGGCGAGAGGGGCTCGGTGCGCTCGCCGCCATGTACCACGCGAACGGATACACCCAAGAAGCCGCTACCCTCTACGGAGCGCTCGTGGATTCGGACCCACAAAACGGCCGCTGGACCAATCGGCTGGCATCCATCTACGCCCTCTACGGACAACTCGATCAGGCCATGCTTCTGTGGCAGCGTACCGCGCGGATCGCCCCCGACTACCTGCCAGCCCAGCTGAACCTGGCAGACGCGATGATAAAGACCAACCGCGCCGCCGAGGCCGTGCCGCTCTACGAGGCCGCGCTGAAATCCGACCCCCAAAACCCCTACGCCATCGCCGGTCTGGCCCAGGCTGACATCGCCGCTGGAAATTGGGAGCAGGCAAAAACGCGGCTGGAAGATGCCGGGCTAGCGAGCGATGTGGGCATTGGAGAAAACATACTCGTCTCCGTGTACGAGCGCCTCGGCGAGACCGAGAACGCCCGGGCCATCCGCAGCCGGGCGAAAAGCACCGACTCATACATCGAAATTCCGGACCCCTGGCTCGACGAAGTGAGCGAGGATTGCTACGACCCGTTTCGACTCACCCTCGACGCAGGCGCGGCGCGACGCAAAGGGGAGCAGCAACGAGCCCTTCGCCTACTTGAAAAAGCCATCCAAGTCGACTCCGCCTACGCCCACGCCCACTTCCAACTGGGCCTCCTACGGATCGAACTTCGCGACCTACCGGCAGCCAAAGAATCCCTCCGGAGATCGGTCGAGCTCGACCCTCGATACGGCGACGGCTGGGCGACGCTGATCGAGCTCAGCCAGTCGCAGCGTGAAGCCGAGCGCCTGCTTGAAGAAGGCCTGCGCAAGTGTCCGGACTCTCCCACCTTGCACTCCCTAAACGGAAAGCGGCTCAAGGCCATGGGCCGATTGGACGAAGCGCTCGAAGCGTTTAAAACTGTCGCCGCTTTGCGTCCGGCGGAGATCCTGGGCCTCATCGAATGCTCGCTGATATATTTTCAACAGGGCAAAAACGAGCTCGCCGTGCAAACACTGCAGGAAGCGCTCGAAATCGTTCCCGAAGATCCCATGGTACTATCCACGCTCGCCATCCACTGGATCAATGCCGGAGACGAGTCGAAAGCCCACGACTTCGCCCTACGCTGCCGAGATCAGCCTCGACTGCCCAAGCCCCACCTCATGCAAGTGAAGCGTTCCTATCAAGACGCTTTCGGACAGTCTCCTTGGTGA